CTCCACGTTGACCGATACCTTCGGGGCTCGTTACGCCACAGCAAATTACGGCTGGCTCTACATCTCATTTGGGATCGGTTCGATATTCGGTGGTCCGCTCGCCGCGCTGCTGCACGAGGAAGCCGGAAGCTGGATTCCGGTGTTCGGGTGCGCAATTGCGCTCGACCTAACGACCGCGGCGCTGGCCGTGTTCGTGTTGAAGCCTGCGCGTCAACGATTCCTCGGCGCCGGAGCTGCTGAGCGAGCCGACTCGCCCGCGGCATAGCCCAGGTCACCAGCGGTGGCGCGGGGCGAGCCCGAATTGGCCGTGCCGGTGAACGGTGCCGGCCCCGCACGCGCGTTGCCGATGCCTGCCGGACGGGCCACTATCGGTGGCATTGCCGTTGTCGTGGGCGGGAGACGTACTGTCACCCCAGCGCGTCGACCAGCCGCTCTAGCGTCGCCCACGACGTCGCGGCGGTCTTGCTGAACGTGAAGTAACTGATACCGAGTTCCTGATGCAGGCGCCGAATGCGATCAGCGGCCTGGTCCACCGATCCCTCCAGCAGGCATGCCATCCTGCGCAGCTCGGAATCCGTTGCGTCGGGGCGTATCTGGCGCAGCTCCGAAAGGTCGTCGGGCCGGTCCATGGACACTTGGAAGAAGCCGAACGACAGCTCGATCTCGTCGAGCCTCGACCCGGCCCGGCGCTTGACGTGGTTCACCTGCTCGACCAGGCGGTCTTCGTCGGCCAGCGTGCCGATAGCGACGATGTCGGCGTGCTCTGCCGCCGCCGACAGGACCCCCGTGCCCATGCCGGCGACCAGGATGGGCGGCGGCTGCTGGAAGGCCGGCGGAGTGTAGCCGGGGTCCGCCAGCCAGCCGCGCAGGGCGAGAACATGTTCGGTCAACAACCGGACGCGTGCGTTGTAGTCGGCGAAAGGCACACCGGCCGCGGCGAATTCCTCCGCGACATAGCCGGCACCGAGGCCGATCTCGAGTCGGCCGCCCGTGGCCGAATCCACGCTCGCCAGGTCACGGGCCAGTAGGGCCGGCCGGTGGAACGAGGCGTTGATGACGAGGTTGCCGACCCGCACCGAGGGTACCGCCGCGGCGATCGCGACGAGGGGCGGCAACGGCGCGGCATAGCCGAGGTGATCGGTCAGCAAGACGGTGTCGAAGCCGGCGTGCTCGGCGCGGCGGGCCTGGGCGACCAACCTGTCGACCCGGCCTTGCCATCCGAAGCTGATCCCCAGCCGGATCGGACGCGCGGTCACCACCAGTACACGGGCGTGTGTCGGCTTCGGTTCAGCGCCCGGCCGTCGGCTTCAGGCGCGGCGGTCCGAGTGAATCGGGCACCGAACGGCTTTCCGGCGCGACGCCGTCCGGAAGTTGTCGGCCCCGCGCGCGAGACTGCGAGCGTGCTCGACCTGATCCTGCCCCTGGAGTGCGGCGGCTGCGGAGCGTCGTCGACCCGCTGGTGCGGCGCCTGCGCCCGGGAACTGTCGGTGGCTGCCGACGAGCCGCACGTGATCGACCCCCGCGTCGATCCAGGCGTGCCGGTGTTCGCGCTGGGCCGCTACGCCGGCGCGCGGCGCGCGGCGCTCCTGGCGCTGAAGGAGCGCGGCCGCGGCGACCTGCTCGAACCGCTGGCGCACGCCCTGGCCGTCGGGATGCACCGGCTGCTGACGTGGGGCATCGTCGACGCCCCGCTGACCGTCGTGCCCGCACCGACACGGCGATCGGCCGCGCGCCGGCGCGGCGGCGACCCCGTCACCCGGCTGGCCCGCGCCGCGGTGGCCGGACACCCGGACATCGTCGTCGCCCAGGCGCTGCGGATGCGGGCGCTGGCCCGCGACTCGGTGGGCCTGGGGACCGCCGCCCGCGAGCGCAACATCGCCGGCCGCGTGCTGCTGCGCGGCCCGCGGCCGCAGACCGAGGTCGTGGTGGTCGACGACATCGTCACCACCGGGGCGACGGCCCGCGAGTCGGTCCGGGTTCTGCGCGCGGCGGGGGTGGCGGTCACCGCCGTGCTGGCGGTGGCGTCGGCGTGACGAGCGCGGCCAAAGTCGGCTTCTTGTCGAAAAAATGACGCAACCGGTACAACAAGTCGACGTTCGGCGGCTAGGCCGTCCCGCGCGTGTGAAGAACTCGCTACGGGTCCGGGAAATCACTGGCATCCCCAGGCGAACACGAGCTAACGTCGAGGACAACCTTCAATGACTCATTGGTCTGGCTCACTGGTCGTTTCCAGAGACCCGCTGACGGGAAGGGGTGAGTATTCGGCACCTTGCTCCGGCGGGCAGCCTGCGGCGGTGACTCCTGTGAGCACTGCTCCCACCCCGTCGGTGCGTTGTGAAAGCCCGGCACGCAGGGCGCGTGCGACGTGACGAGAGAAACGAGCTGTCCCGTATGTCAAGGAACACCGTATTGTCCGGTCAGATTCTGGACCAACCCCCGGCAGAAACCGATGCGCAGCCCGAACCGATACTCACGGCCGACGTCGTGTTCAAGGGCCGCAACGTGGAAATCCCCGAGCACTACCGCCTCTACGTCTCGCAGAAACTCGCCCGTCTCGAGCGGTTCGATCGCTCCATCTATCTCTTCGACGTCGAGCTCAAACACGCCCCCAATCGGCGTCAGCGCAAGTCTTGTCAGCGCGTCGAGATCACCGCGCGCGGTCGCGGGCCGGTGAGCCGGGCGGAGGCGTGCGCCGACAGCTTCTATGCGGCCTTCGAGTCCGCGGTCCACAAGCTGGAGAACAGGCTGCGCCGCGTCAAAGACCGCCGCAAGGTCCACTACGGGGACAAGACGCCGGTGTCGCTCGCCGCCGCGACCGCGGTCGTGCCGCCGGCCGATGGGCAGCCCAGCTCGCCCGACGCGCTCGAGCGCGGGGCCCCCAACGGCGCTGACGGCCCGCTTGCGGACCACGAGCCGGGGCGGATCGTCCGGACCAAGGAGCACCCGGCCACGCCGATGACGGTCGACGACGCCCTCTACGAGATGGAGCTGGTTGGGCACGACTTCTTCCTATTTCACGACAAGGAGACCGAGCGGCCGTGTGTCGTCTACCGGCGGCACGCCTACGACTACGGCTTGATCCGGCTGGCCTGATGCCCTCCTGAGGTTCGGCGGCCATCGCGGGGTTGTCACCTACCATGGGAGTCGCCTGATAGAGAGACTCCTACCAACAGGGGAACATCCCAAAAGGGGACAACACCGTGCTGTCGAAGTTGCTGCGCCTCGGCGAAGGTCGCATGCTCAAGCGTCTCAAGCGGGTCGCTGACTATGTCGAAACCCTCTCCGACGACGTCGAGAAGCTGACCGACGCCGAGTTGCGGGCCAAGACCGACGAGTTCAAGAAGCGGCACGCCGACGGCGAAAGCCTCGACGACCTGCTGCCCGAGGCGTTCGCCGTGGCCCGGGAAGCGGCCTGGCGGGTGCTCGACCAGCGTCCCTTCGAGGTGCAGGTGATGGGCGCGGCGGCGCTGCACTTCGGCAACGTCGCCGAGATGAAGACCGGTGAGGGCAAAACCCTGACCTCGGTGCTGCCGGCCTATCTCAACGGCATCGGCGGCAAGGGTGTGCACGTCGTCACCGTCAACGACTACCTGGCCAAACGCGACAGCGAGTGGATGGGCCGCGTGCACCGCTTCCTCGGCCTGGACGTCGGCGTGATCCTCGCGCAGATGACGCCCGACGAGCGGCGGGCCGCCTACGCCGCGGACATCACGTATGGCACCAACAACGAGTTCGGTTTCGACTACCTGCGCGACAACATGGCGCACTCGCTCGACGAGCTGGTGCAGCGCGGCCACAACTTCGCCATCGTGGACGAGGTCGACTCCATCCTCATCGACGAGGCCCGCACCCCGCTGATCATCTCCGGCCCGGCCGACGGCGCCTCCAACTGGTACTCCGAGTTCGCGCGGCTGGCACCG
This genomic window from Mycobacterium saskatchewanense contains:
- a CDS encoding TIGR03621 family F420-dependent LLM class oxidoreductase, with protein sequence MTARPIRLGISFGWQGRVDRLVAQARRAEHAGFDTVLLTDHLGYAAPLPPLVAIAAAVPSVRVGNLVINASFHRPALLARDLASVDSATGGRLEIGLGAGYVAEEFAAAGVPFADYNARVRLLTEHVLALRGWLADPGYTPPAFQQPPPILVAGMGTGVLSAAAEHADIVAIGTLADEDRLVEQVNHVKRRAGSRLDEIELSFGFFQVSMDRPDDLSELRQIRPDATDSELRRMACLLEGSVDQAADRIRRLHQELGISYFTFSKTAATSWATLERLVDALG
- a CDS encoding ComF family protein, with amino-acid sequence MLDLILPLECGGCGASSTRWCGACARELSVAADEPHVIDPRVDPGVPVFALGRYAGARRAALLALKERGRGDLLEPLAHALAVGMHRLLTWGIVDAPLTVVPAPTRRSAARRRGGDPVTRLARAAVAGHPDIVVAQALRMRALARDSVGLGTAARERNIAGRVLLRGPRPQTEVVVVDDIVTTGATARESVRVLRAAGVAVTAVLAVASA
- the hpf gene encoding ribosome hibernation-promoting factor, HPF/YfiA family yields the protein MSRNTVLSGQILDQPPAETDAQPEPILTADVVFKGRNVEIPEHYRLYVSQKLARLERFDRSIYLFDVELKHAPNRRQRKSCQRVEITARGRGPVSRAEACADSFYAAFESAVHKLENRLRRVKDRRKVHYGDKTPVSLAAATAVVPPADGQPSSPDALERGAPNGADGPLADHEPGRIVRTKEHPATPMTVDDALYEMELVGHDFFLFHDKETERPCVVYRRHAYDYGLIRLA